The following DNA comes from Miscanthus floridulus cultivar M001 chromosome 5, ASM1932011v1, whole genome shotgun sequence.
tgatctcacggggtattctagtttttgtgtatatctagttattaatgatgctaaggatggtatattggtgcactccgattggtatcacgcttcaaagatccatctcttataccttagcatcatttgatagaaattgtctcctatatttcctatctaagcatatgtgtaagctacaatccaaactcttagcacatatatagggggagcaattactaccatttggagttcatgaaacttgtccatattcttttacacatggtagatatgcttgggcaagcaacgtgaattcaattaaatctcaattcatatctttgtgaaagggttgtcatcaattaccaaaaagggggagattgaaagctctagtttggttttggttaattaatgaaaccctaagtgctaacctagtttatcaaagtgattatgagataggtagcactactccaagtgatgaagcaatgacgaagatcatgacaatggtgatggcatagtgatggtcaaatgcttaaacttggaaaagaagaaagagaaaaataaaaggctcaaggcaaaggtaaaattgtaggagtcattttatttcggtgatcaagacacttagcgagtgtgatcacatttaggatagatagtcatactattaagaggagtgaaactcgtatcgaaatgcggttatcaaagtgccactagatgccctaattcattgcatatgcatttaggatctagtggagtgctaacacccttgacaatatttatgaaaatatgctaacacatgtgcacaaggtgatacacttggtggttggtacacatgagcaagggtgaagaagtttaaAGTGAAATggggttggtcgcaaagatgctggcgttggtcaactgactggacgttggatcacccagcgaccggacgctaaagggcTACGTTCGGTCAAGTTGTTGGATGGTacagtgactagggttaagcaccagacactggtctgtgtccggtcaagtatgaccggacgtgtccggttggcAAAAGACagttttgggagcttactggaaacgaccgaacactggggtctgagcgtccgatcacttgagccggagtgtccggtcgcttcatagccgttgaaatctggcggctcaggtttaactcagaatgacacgtggcttacatcgggcgatcggacgctgggtccagTGTACGGTCaacctgaccggagcgtccggtcagcccgcgttgtgcccagtgaaggggtacaacggctctatttcttgggagcttctatttaagccccatggccggttgaagctcacgctcttgcacattttcattgacatagcaaccttgtgagcttcgccaaagcactcccactcatctctatcattgatccatcatcattgtgagattgggagagaatccaagtgcattgcttgagtgattgcatctagaggcacttggcattcgtgttgcgctgcggatttcgctcgtttctcttagtggttgccaacacctagacggttggagcagcggtggaggattggcatgagttggtgattgtttgtggccatctccagtgattgtaaggggagttgtatctTCTCCGgtagagtgccgaaaggtaactctagtaaattgctcatgtcattgagttacctcacttatgggtcggttcttgcggtgtcctatcgtgtggacaaggtttgtgaaacacctcttagccgctgaaccaccaagtgttggtcgatacaatggagactagcgtgttagcaagcacgtgaacctcaggagaaaaatcggttgtctcttgtcatttgcattctcccggtgattggcttaatcttcatcttatgattggttcatcccctacacggcggtataatcaccctactcacttatttatattcttgcaaactagttgatacaagctctttagtgtaattagaattgagagcttgctttattatttatatttatctagttgagctctttagagtatcaagtttaagagctcttagtgagtagttacatagcaagtttaggtgcctaagtaatcattgcaactagaattgttggataggtggcttgcaatccttgtagagctagagtaagtttgcattacgctatttgtcatactaattaaattgctctagttgttttgtagattttttaataggctattcaccccctctagccatattaggacctttcacagggCGCAGCAACGACAGTGGGCGTGGCCAGCAGCATGGAGCCATGCGCGTGGGCGTGCGTGCGCATGCACGTCGGGCGGCCGGGGCGGCAACGCCGAGAGCCGGGCATGGTGACCACGCCCAGGCGCTGACATCGTTCAAAAACGTGATTTGCACGTTTTTTAAAGCTGCTTAAAAATCCAACCCGATGACCCAGTagctaaaccaactattttacgTTCGAGATGGTGTATCAATCTACTAAAACCTACCTTAAGACCATGCCACTACTTAACCCAATTCCCCTATAAAAATTgtcgaacttagcttcgtcgaacCATTTTTCGACTTACGAAATCGACTAAGTTTTTGTTCGGATTCgcgtcaacttcgatttccaagctaccaacTATGCTATCTAGCGAACCCcattctcgaccgcaagtatttcaccgccacctacgaagtttgtactacaactTTATCAAAGCTTcgtatatgcgttctatagcattcttGCTCAATAAAAAATCCTTTAGAACTCTAAGCGATATAATGCGACATGAATTGTaacattcgtttcgcgtttccgatgaacgtttcgagtcataggaatttatttacacattatatttcatacatttacacataagtacgATACGCATGCAGTGTTTTAACAAAAagttgtacagtgtaacaccgagggtgttacattcgGCGAGGGCGAGCTCCTGCGAAGGGGGGGAGGCGGCCGCGACGGGCAATGTTACGGCTTGGCCGTTGCTCCGCGGCGGGGCAGGGGCTAGCGGCGGGGGCGAGGACGAGGTACCGGCGAggtggaagaagggggagggTGAGGTTGAAGACGGTCGTGCGTAGCACGGCCGTTGTTTAGCTATGTCCTTTTTAAAAATTGTTATTATAGTGCTCGCGTCATTAAATAATAAAATCACACTACTGATATCTCTTATCTATTCCTTTATTTCGTCCTGTCTCACGAGTAAACCATCGCCATCGCCAAATAAGCTGTGGTTTTAGGGACAACCTTCATTCCTAATTGCAAAACCTtatggttttatagattaataACTTTTActattactatatatatatatatatgcccccTAGTTATATCTAAAATCCATGTATGTATTTAATagaaagtcaaaacatcttacacactcattttcaaattataagatgttttggtctTTTTATTTTCCTAAGTGTATAACAAAATTCATATATCTAGAAACaataaaatattttataatttagaatggagcaAGCCAATTTAGATAAGAGAGTAGGAATTAGCCGTGAGATATTTGTCAACACTCAACAATACGGAAGTCTGATTACTTTTACGTTACACTATTCGTTTcttttataatccgtacttttcaacttgttttttcagccggaatagtatttttcactcataataaatcagtcggaatagtgtttcggtttgttttttcagtgaagcgaacggggccactgACTCGTTAAAAAAAGGTATGACGTCGTGTTGTCGCTGTTCACTCATGCCTTTGAGCATTTTTTGTTTGAATCGGTCTGATATCTCATTCTCATTAAGCAAAATCTCAGAGCAGGAGTATTTGCTAACACGATTGTATAGTTGATCAACGAAAAACCAAATCATCGGAGGGCCAATTTGCAAGGAACGAAGAAAAACGCAACCTTGCACTGTTCCGCTCGTTTCTCCTTCACCCCCTGCCCACCTCCCACACTAACCCACCACCATACCAGGTCACCAACCACGCACCCGCCTCCGCCTGGCCGCGCTCTCCCGCCATGAAGCAGCTCCACAAGTCTTCCCCCACCCACGCGCCATCGTCGGCGCACGCGCCGGCTCCCAAGGCCGCCAAGCCGGCGCGCCCCGGCCCGCGCTCCTGGATCGGGTACGTCCTCCGCGAGCAGCGCCTCCTCTTCGTCCTCCTCGGCGCGCTCATCGcctccaccttcttcctcctccggccCTACCTGTCGCTCTCCCCGTCCTCCCACCTCCCCGACGCCCGCCCGCTCTTCTCCTTCGCCGCCCGCTCCGGCGTCCCCGCCGGCTTCCGCCCGCCGCCGCACCGCGTCGTCGTCACCGGCGGGGCAGGGTTCGTCGGCAGCCACCTCGTCGACCGGCTCCTGGAGCAGGGGGACAGCGTGATCGTGGTCGACAACTTCTTCACCGGCAGGAAGGAGAACGTTGCGCACCACCTCCGGAACCCCAGGTTCGAGCTGCTCCGCCACGATGTGGTCGAGCCAATCCTCCTTGAGGTCGACCGGATCTACCACCTCGCGTGCCCCGCGTCGCCCGTGCACTATAAGTATAACCCAATCAAGACGATCATATCCTTCATGACTGGATCTCACCGGTTGATTTTTCTTACATTGAAAGCGACTTGTTCTGATCCCATTGGCCTCTTCTCTTTTTGTATTTTTGgttgtgggtgggtgggtggcggGCGGATTAGTGTCAGATAGGAAATGGAGCAAAACTGGGGATCCGTAAGGAAGGATAATGTTTTGTTAGATGCGATCACCCAGAATGCAGCATCTATATGTTCTCAAACTggattttttctttctttcttaaaGCAGCCAAAAAGTTAAAACGAATATGGCTAAAGATCCGTTTAGATAAagatcatttgcttgatttggttTAATTGAATACAGATAGATATCAATTGGTCAAGGATGCCTTGCTGTAGATTCTTGAAATAATTACTTCTGTTTCTCAGTATATGACTTCAGTTATATGCACGGATATGAGGGGAAGGTTGTCGCCCACTTTTGCAGCTTGTGTCCATTCAGTATCCATATAAATGTTTTGTGTTTCTTTTGTCTCAAATTTGGACTTCTTAACACTTTGTACAAGACAAATGTCATGGGAACTTTGAATATGTTGGGTCTGGCAAAGCGAATTGGTGCAAGGTTTTTGTTGACTAGCACAAGTGAAGTTTATGGTGATCCCCTTGAGCATCCACAGAAGGAGTCATACTGGGGGCACGTTAATCCTATAGGTAATTAATGATGTGCTCTCCTAGTTATTAAGTCTCTTATTTCTGTTCTATACGTCACATTTCAACTTCTGAAattcaatttgttatccttttcagGTGTTAGGAGCTGTTATGATGAGGGGAAGAGAACAGCAGAGACTTTAACTATGGACTATCATCGTGGTGGTGGTGTTGAGGTAATACTCTAGTCTTTGTGGTCAAATGTGGTATCTTGTCATTGgacaatatttttttatataggcTATTGAAGCCTTTATGGTGCTGTTTGGTTCTACACGTGACAACGTTAATGTAAAGATAACGCTTCCCCGACGGTAATGGGAAGGAAATCGCTACTTTCTATTTTTGTTTGGTTCCGGCCAAGGTAGTTCTTTTTCTCGTTGCGGCGTTACCGGACGCGAGCGCAAACGCTTACTGTCCGCGATCGAGCGTAAGCCGCACGCTGAAGGCCCGTATCCGATCCCTTGGCAACCGATCACACAGTTCGGCAAACAGACAACAATGAACGCAGTCCGTTGGCGGTGAGATCGGATCACATCACGAAATGTGCCAACCAAACAGCACCTATGTTTTTTCATTTACTTAAGTGGCAAAATAAGGAAACTCAATGAAACACAACCTAAACTTCTTAATGTATCATAACTGATCTATTAGGTTTaaaaagggtgtacccagtgcagagagctcccgctctgtgcggggtctggggaagggtgtcagtggcaagccttaccctcgcctgtgtaatgcgaggagaccgcgactcgaacccgggaccttccggtcacaggcggtaagactctaccacttgcaccaggcccgcccttcataacTGATCTATTAGGTTTGGTTCTTAATTATTGAGAAGATATGGAATGACATAGGTTTGTTATGGATGGATTATTGTGGGAAGCTAGCAGCCTTGAACATTATAATATTTCAATTTCGTGATCGGCATCTTGGATTTATTCCATTAACAGTTATATCAATTATACTGCTTCATGAGACAAGTTATGACCAATATGATTCATTATTTACATTAATATGTTGTATATACAATCTTGTTCAATTAATCTTCTGGTGGATTAAAACAAAATACTGCAGCTCTTTATTAGCTTTAAATCGTTATGTTCTTGAATATGTTTTACTAACTTGAATAGTTGACAGGTGCGTATTGCACGCATTTTCAATACATATGGTCCTCGTATGTGCCTCGATGATGGCCGTGTCGTCAGCAATTTTGTTGCACAGGTTTGTTTGCTACATATTATGGACTCTATTTTTCGTAGTTGTGATTTATTATGCATGTAAGCATCCATACAATTGTCCTTGCAGGCACTGCGAAGACAACCGATGACAGTTTATGGTGACGGGAAACAAACTCGAAGTTTCCAATATGTTTCTGATCTGGTAAGCACTGAACAGTCTTATTATGCATTTTGGTGTGTGAACTGTGATCGTTACCTGCGGATCTTCTGTGCTGTTGTTCCCTACTGCAATTTCACTTGGCAACACTCTCTTCTCCAGTTGCATATCTTAAGAATTAATACAAAATGTACAGAACTTTGTTATGCTTCTTTCTACCATAAAGTTTTTTTACTATTCAGTCCTAGATTCATTGTAATAGATTGCCAGCAACAATTTTCTAGAGGGGCCAGGGAATTAGCCATTCATATTGTTGCCACTTATTTACAATTTGGAGAGAGAATATTCTGCGACTAAAATCTTATTGAGCTTTGTTTATACATATGAGATGAATGCTCACCCATGGCTTCACATACCTTTGCCTCTTATTTAAGTTGTTCGTAATCCTGCACCATATGTTCTTAGGTTGCTGGGTTGATGGCTCTAATGGAGAGTGATCATATTGGTCCTTTCAACTTGGGTAACCCAGGAGAGTTTACCATGTTGGAGCTAGCACAGGTTTGTAGACAATCTGTTTTAAAAAATATATCCTTTTTTGAGCGCAATAAAAAATATCCTTAAAGTGCACAAATGACAAACGCACCTTCCCCAGGTTGTGAAGGAAACAATTGACCCAATGGCAACCATTGAATTCAAACCCAATACAGCTGATGATCCCCATATGAGAAAGCCAGATATCACCAAGGCTAAGCAACTGCTACATTGGGAGCCAAAGGTCTCTCTCAAAGAAGGCCTTCCGTTAATGGTAAAAGACTTCCGTCAAAGGATCTTGGATGAGTAATCAAAGCAATCCTACAATACTGGTGACCGGTTTGAGTCTGAACGATGCTGCAAATACAGTCAAAAGCTCTTTACCGATTGGAGCCATGCAGTACAATGTACTGTGTACACAATAGACTGTAGAATCACGCAGGCCCCATTTGGAATGTGGGGAATCCATAGTATTTCAACGGGATAGTACAAGTTCTGTGAAATAGCTGAAAAGTTCATGGGAAGTTcgtattaatttttttttttgtatcttGGTGAGGCAGAACAGAAGCAGTCAATTATTTTTTGTGCATGTGTGAGATTCCAGAATTGTGGGTGGTGAGAGATAGGATACAATGCTGTATTTCAGGAACTTTTGTAACACAGAACATTCATCATGTGAAAAAAGTAATTGAATGTGTTTGCCAGCTCACTTTTGTTCTTGTATATTCAACTGACAGTCCACAAATTCCCCTTTTTTTCAAAATGTTTGACAGATAAAGTCAAAACTAACATAGTCTTATATACAGTATCTGAGCAATTTTCTGGATACATTTGTCATCAGATGTTGATTTCAAAAACATCAACGAAGCTTACTTGCAACATGGTAGGTGTTTCCGCAATTTCTATGGCCTTTACTTGAGATGCACACTGAAACTGAGTGCTCTGCTCGAGCTGACATTCCCACCCATTTCTGGTACACCAGCAACTCTGACAACGGCAAAGCCGGTGGCGTCACTGTACCGCCCCGTCCCTCCGACAACCGCGATGTGAGACTCCTGATCGTCGCGGCGGACGCCGAAGAACCTGAGGCTGTCGTCCGCGCCATCGCCGGCAAACGAGGCCTTCACGGCCACCATGTGGCTGCTGTTGTCAGCCAAGCCGGTGACGAGGACGCCCTGCAGCCTCCCATCCAGAGGCAGCCCCAACTCCTTCCTGCCGCGGAGCTGCTCGTCGATCACGGTCACCGCGCCGGGCCGGAGTGCGTCTGGCCTCGTCAAGGCGCGCAGCCAGCTGCCGGAGTGGCCGATTGGCCCCTGGTTCGTGAAGACGGGGTACCGCGTGGAAGGAGCTGTGGTTTTCGGCGGTGAGACGCCGGTGGTGTACAGCGTGATCGTCTGGCCGGAGCTGTGGGAAGGGGGTGGGGAACTGTGACGTGCCGGACGGGCGCTGGCTACCGTGCTCGTCATGGCGAGTAGGAGCGCGAGAGCAGTGCAGGCTTGTTCGAGGATGCGAGTGCGAGATTGTGCGTGCATCTTGGCCCCGCCGTGCATATATGTTTTGCGTCTGATCGGGGTTTGTTTAAGTGGTGCCTGCAAGGATTTGGTTTAGGTGGTCAAGAGGGCAGATGAGTAAACAAGTAGGATCAGGGGAGTTGGTTGATGAGCCAAACTATTCCATTATTGGGAATtggaaaattggtttcatagcatCGAAAGATCACGATATTCGGAAAATATCATTGAAAGACATCCGTTATGTAAAATGCAACCGAAAGAATGGACTGTTATCTTCAAATAGCATTCCGTCACGATGGCCGCTTTTGCAGTGAATTCATCCGTTGAGGCACATTTGTTCTCCCATTTCAGAGAAACAAAGCACACACGACGGCGTACGGGCACAGCCCGATTCGCCCCTGGAGAGGGCACCGCAGCCGTGACTGAATAGCTGGCGGCCTTTGCGGTGGCCGGCCGCACCTATCAACGTCAGTGGCGTGGCCTGATATGGCTCATAGGAGCATGGTCCCGTGCCCGCGCAGCATGCAACACGGGAGACGGCGGCGGCATACAGCAATGGCGAACCCGGCGACTACAAGGTCGAAGCGGGTATACGTCAGGTGTGTGGGGGTGCTAGAGGGGCTGTTCTGGGCATGGCTTGTGCGAGGGTTGAGTAAGAGCGATGGGGCGGCTCACCATGCGGAAAACACACAAGCGTCTACGGTCGGCGTCGAGCAGGACGGAGGCGCCCCGGGAAGCAGGGCTGCCGGCGGAGTTTCGGCCCAAGAAGGTGCACGCGGTGGTGGTGGATGCGGCAGTGTAGCTGGCTTGGTGGAGGCGCCTCCGATTGGAGCTGTCCGCGAGAGTTCCCTGCGCGGCGCCCATGGCGAGCAGCAGGAACAACGCACCTGGCGGTGGCAGGATCCAGCGTCCCAGAGCGGATTTGCCCAGTTCAGGTGAGCCACGGTCGGAAGAAGTCCGGACGGACGTGGTGGTACGCTCGGCCGAGACGCTGGTGATCTGCACCCATGGGAACA
Coding sequences within:
- the LOC136450706 gene encoding UDP-glucuronic acid decarboxylase 1-like, which translates into the protein MKQLHKSSPTHAPSSAHAPAPKAAKPARPGPRSWIGYVLREQRLLFVLLGALIASTFFLLRPYLSLSPSSHLPDARPLFSFAARSGVPAGFRPPPHRVVVTGGAGFVGSHLVDRLLEQGDSVIVVDNFFTGRKENVAHHLRNPRFELLRHDVVEPILLEVDRIYHLACPASPVHYKYNPIKTIKTNVMGTLNMLGLAKRIGARFLLTSTSEVYGDPLEHPQKESYWGHVNPIGVRSCYDEGKRTAETLTMDYHRGGGVEVRIARIFNTYGPRMCLDDGRVVSNFVAQALRRQPMTVYGDGKQTRSFQYVSDLVAGLMALMESDHIGPFNLGNPGEFTMLELAQVVKETIDPMATIEFKPNTADDPHMRKPDITKAKQLLHWEPKVSLKEGLPLMVKDFRQRILDE
- the LOC136450705 gene encoding dirigent protein 16-like, coding for MHGGAKMHAQSRTRILEQACTALALLLAMTSTVASARPARHSSPPPSHSSGQTITLYTTGVSPPKTTAPSTRYPVFTNQGPIGHSGSWLRALTRPDALRPGAVTVIDEQLRGRKELGLPLDGRLQGVLVTGLADNSSHMVAVKASFAGDGADDSLRFFGVRRDDQESHIAVVGGTGRYSDATGFAVVRVAGVPEMGGNVSSSRALSFSVHLK